The genomic window ataaaaagaaattaggttTTAGAATCAAGAGATGTGCGCATGAGGACAATTTCATTATTGAACggtaattaaatcaatttaatgtAACCGAGcttgaattaaaagaaagaaacggATGAAGACAGAAATcaaattcttaaataaaaaacaaaattttgaaatctacAATAATTTAACAAGTGACACCTAGCTCTTGCCATGCGTTACTTGAAAAGAACCCGAGGCAATGCCCGGCGTTCAAGAACAAGGCTCCCTCCGCTGTTCTCTTGCTACCCGTGGTTGTTCTCTGCTGCCACTGCTTCCTTATTCATTATTTCCTTTCTATACCTTATGCCGCAGGCGTTGCAAAGGCTCTGAAATATTAATCCACCATCCACTATATTACAACCATTATCCTTCTCAATTCACCACTTTCTATTTTAACATCTTAATTAATTTCGTACCTTAGGACCAAGAGGGCCTTTACGCCACATGGGCGTGAAATTGGTGTTGCAATTGTAGTTGGTGCACCTCCTCTCGACCTCGTTGCAGGCAGAAACTCGGCGCCGTTGCAAACCTCTCCGCCGGCCGCCGCCGGAGGAAGCTTCCGCTTCATGATCATCTGTTTTTCTACAAGCAGGGTTGAGGAGTGTGTACTGGtcattattgtaattttgaagAGGAAGATTGGCCATGCTATTTGCAGTGCTGCCAATGGTCTTCGCTGGATAAGTGTTGCAGTATAAACTTGGATGAAGCTGCCCAAAGTTGTTTGACTTGAGAACATAGGTTTTCAGCTCTTTTGACCATACAATTTGGTGAGGGTTGTAATTCGCCTCACTCATCATCTCACCACTTCTGCCACCGGAAGACGCCAACCCATGATTATTGTTCACCATCACCTGTTTGAGTTTTGGTTTAATATCATTGGATTAATCGGTGATACATCCGATTTGAATTTCCACACATTTCCATATCAGAACTATACATCCTTAATCATCATATATGCATATGTATATCACATTGACATTAAAGCTTCAAATTCCTAACTCtaaaatggaaagaagaagaaaatctgGAAACACTAGGATGGAAGGCTAATTAATATTAAGATCGTGTACACACTAGtgattattaaatttagtcAAATCACGCCTCAATTgaaaaaaccctaatcaagATTAGGCAGAGACAGCACAATAATCAGTTTTGAAAAAGTTGTTTGGAATTTTGATTGAGATCTGCAAAAGCTGATATTTGATCTAATCAAGCAAAAGAGATTGGGGTTTGGTTTGAAAATAAGGCAGGAGAGAAGCAAACCTGGTGAGGTTGAAGCGCATGATGGTTGATACTGTGAATAGGAGCGGAGAAAAATGGTTTAGAATGATCAATATCAGGACGTTCACCGGCATTGGCATTGGCATTGGCATTGGCATTGGCATTGGCANNNNNNNNNNNNNNNNNNNNNNNNNNNNNNNNNNNNNNNNNNNNNNNNNNNNNNNNNNNNNNNNNNNNNNNNNNNNNNNNNNNNNNNNNNNNNNNNNNNNNNNNNNNNNNNNNNNNNNNNNNNNNNNNNNNNNNNNNNNNNNNNNNNNNNNNNNNNNNNNNNNNNNNNNNNNNNNNNNNNNNNNNNNNNNNNNNNNNNNNNNNNNNNNNNNNNNNNNNNNNNNNNNNNNNNNNNNNNNNNNNNNNNNNN from Cucurbita pepo subsp. pepo cultivar mu-cu-16 unplaced genomic scaffold, ASM280686v2 Cp4.1_scaffold001691, whole genome shotgun sequence includes these protein-coding regions:
- the LOC111786455 gene encoding GATA transcription factor 21-like → MVNNNHGLASSGGRSGEMMSEANYNPHQIVWSKELKTYVLKSNNFGQLHPSLYCNTYPAKTIGSTANSMANLPLQNYNNDQYTLLNPACRKTDDHEAEASSGGGRRRGLQRRRVSACNEVERRCTNYNCNTNFTPMWRKGPLGPKSLCNACGIRYRKEIMNKEAVAAENNHG